A window of Chromohalobacter canadensis genomic DNA:
CAGAGTGGCGCCGATGATCAGCGGCATCCATTTAAGGACGGGTTTCATGCATACACCTTCTTTATGCGTTGATCAGCCTCGAGGAGTGCCGCTAACGCCGATAAACGTCCGGGTCCTCGACGCCTCTCGACGGTTGGTCAGCCTTCGGTCACGCCAGCGAGCTGCAGGGCTTCACTCACCGTGGAGTGGTACTTGTCAGAGAGCCACGTCATCGGCAGGCGGATACCCTGCTCCGCGAGCCCCATGCGGTTGAGCGCCCACTTCACCGGAATCGGATTGGCTTCGACACCCAGCGCGGTGTGCAGCGACATGAGGCGTGAATTGATCTGATGCGCTCGTTCGGTATCGCCGGCAACGGCGGCCTCGCACAACTCGTGCATGGCGCGCGGCGCGACATTGGCGCATACCGAAATATCGCCGTGACCGCCCATCAACATGAAGTCGCACGCCGTGGGATCGTCACCGGAATAAAGCGCGAAGTTGGTATTCTTGAGACGATCGACCAACTCCTCGGCGCGCTCGAGATTGCCGGTGGCGTCCTTGAGTCCGACGATGTTCTCGATCTCTGCAAGACGGAACACGGTCTCGTTGTAGATATCCGAGCAGGTGCGACCGGGCACGTTGTAGAGAATGACCGGCAATCCTCCACCCTCGGCGACAGCCTTGAAATGCTGGTAAAGCCCTTCCTGCGTGGGCTTGTTGTAGTAAGGGGCCACCGACAAGCAGAGGTCCGCGCCTACTTCGCGCGCATAACGCGCCAGCTCGACCGCTTCCGACGTCGCGTTGGCGCCGGTACCGGCGATCACCGGAACGCGGCCGTCGACTTCCTCGACGACGCAGCGAATGACGTCGAAATGTTCGGCGAACGACATGGTGGTCGGCTCACCGGTGGTGCCCGCCGCGACGATGGCATCGGTGCCGTTGTCGAGATGGAATCCCACCAGGCGACGCAGCGCCTCCCAGTCGATATCGCCACTGACCTTCATCGGTGTCGCCAAAGCGACGATGCTGCCTGTGATCATCCTGCAGTGCTCTCCTGTGAATCGGGCCAGCGTGCCACCGGCATGCGCGGGCGATAAAAATGCGCGTATCGCCAACCGGGCGTTCCAAGCGCCGGACCGGCCTTTCCTGTCATGATGTCGATCAACGCCAAATGGTACTCAGCCAGCTTCATCCTGTACAGAAGCGGCGTGCTTTGACACGCGCGCCTGACTGCAATGTAATCTTAACCGCCCACGTTCAGGCAACGACATCTTTCACGTCAGCATTCGAGGAACCTTCATGAGCGTCAGCATCGGCCAGCATGTACCCGATTTCAGCGCCCCGGCAACGGGCGATACCCAAATCACACTATCCGAATACCGTGGCCAGCAGGTCGTGATCTATTTCTATCCCAAGGATAGTACTCCGGGCTGCACCACCGAAGGGGGCGACTTCCGCGACCATAAGGCCGACTTCGAGGCCGTCAATACCGTCATTCTCGGTGTCTCGCGAGACGGGCTGCGTGCCCATGAGAACTTCAAGGCCAAGCAAGGGTTCAATTTCGAGCTGATTTCCGACAAGGACGAGGCAGTATGCCAACTCTTCGATGTCATCAAACTCAAGAAACTCTACGGCAAAGAGCACCTGGGGATAGAGCGCAGCACCTTCCTGATCGACACTGACGGCAAGCTGGCGCGCGAATGGCGCAAGGTGAAGGTCAAGGGCCACGTCGAGGAAGTGCTCGACGCCGCCCGCGAACTCAACACAGCCTCCTGATCACTGTTCCGCCGGAGGAGACCGCAGGCCTGGGTCGCGCACACCGCGCGGCCAGGCATACACCAGCGCTTTGATCAAGGTCGCCAGCGGAATCGCAAAGAATACACCCCAAAAGCCCCAGATACCGCCGAAGAACAGCACCGCCAGGATAATCGACACCGGATGCAGGTTGACCGCCTCGGAAAACAGGATCGGCACCAGCACGTTGCCATCCAGCGCCTGAATAACGGCATAGGCCAGCAGGACGTAGGCGAGCTGATCGCCGATGCCGAAGTG
This region includes:
- a CDS encoding peroxiredoxin: MSVSIGQHVPDFSAPATGDTQITLSEYRGQQVVIYFYPKDSTPGCTTEGGDFRDHKADFEAVNTVILGVSRDGLRAHENFKAKQGFNFELISDKDEAVCQLFDVIKLKKLYGKEHLGIERSTFLIDTDGKLAREWRKVKVKGHVEEVLDAARELNTAS
- the dapA gene encoding 4-hydroxy-tetrahydrodipicolinate synthase yields the protein MITGSIVALATPMKVSGDIDWEALRRLVGFHLDNGTDAIVAAGTTGEPTTMSFAEHFDVIRCVVEEVDGRVPVIAGTGANATSEAVELARYAREVGADLCLSVAPYYNKPTQEGLYQHFKAVAEGGGLPVILYNVPGRTCSDIYNETVFRLAEIENIVGLKDATGNLERAEELVDRLKNTNFALYSGDDPTACDFMLMGGHGDISVCANVAPRAMHELCEAAVAGDTERAHQINSRLMSLHTALGVEANPIPVKWALNRMGLAEQGIRLPMTWLSDKYHSTVSEALQLAGVTEG